A genomic window from Daphnia magna isolate NIES linkage group LG9, ASM2063170v1.1, whole genome shotgun sequence includes:
- the LOC116930607 gene encoding unconventional myosin-Ia isoform X5, with protein sequence MYALADHAWRSLRDFYSDQVIVITGESGSGKTEASKLILQYLGFATGKSKELETVRQQLLLCNPVLEAFGNAKSLHNDNSSRFGKYIELEFDYKGEPVGGLITHYLLEKSRVTVQHPGERNFHIFFQLLAGADVQLLKSLKLQRNTENYLYLRNNHSNPSVWHQSDKDEFFNTKKALESVGFSAEDIVNIFRIVAAVLKLGNLIFTPVSNIDGTEGCSINNDYELEEVATLLMIPAEELRSALLYRTYSVSCSAMDAHGMAVGGGGGANCFSRDSTLPRDSTTSRTFLGNNHQSHSQPQQLLLQQRTSLLSTSASMVGRDMYQMMDGCHGSDVGFQAALASRAYQDAKDDFVMTDLSAAEATTGRDTLCKALYYRLFTWIINSINERIKVKQHGKRRILGVLDIYGFENLPVNGFEQLIINYCNEKLQHYVTEIVVKEEQEIYMQEGLEWSPILFPDNLAVCDLIEKHNLGLLAIMDEECQRSTNGSDDAFLSRVGQVFQDNIQIEVAWGLLSKNADSTAMNAFRLKHYAGWVTYNVAGFLQKNSDLLVCGLSQSMYQCAHPIVKELFPEGNPRRTTLRRPATSGSQFKMAIIALMRSLRSKNPHFVRCIKPNAFKQPHHFDVQTIQQQIRHLGLLETAQVKKNGFAFRQPYAWFLQRYKMLSTVTWPHWGGVAIEGAARLLRDLPISATEYAFGRRMLFIKNDSTLMQLEDFRRIRLNDLATLIQKTFRGWATRWLFFKRRQAQIKIAAAWRRYKADAPLRRMRWRLSSVILAGCCLLCLPMLFCFRVLVTSFSLLRLSARREYLELRQRRRMIEAVLVIERSYIQWKRRRYLNRLAIRLPSTSPTCREWPNVTLFLRDTNQILKKLYHVWRCHRYRIGFDQIGRNRMREKVTASLLFRNRKESYARSVAHPFQGDYVRLRQNSQWRKLVNETSDQYIVFADIVSKITRSSGRLVPVLFVVSTSSMMILDQRTLNIKYRVPAADIVRISLSPFLDDIAVFHVKSFDNTSPSVANLQTGCLHFQQSSESSVLSPSFGNKWKGDLVLQTCHVIELVTKMFLVVQNAAGKAPEVNVHTDFEVSVGHQAVEFSFHCTGPTEVQPGHVRIVRRGYRLEVTL encoded by the exons ATTTAGGGTTTGCAACGGGGAAATCCAAAGAACTGGAAACGGTGCGACAGCAACTTCTACTCTGCAACCCCGTCCTCGAAGCGTTTGGGAACGCTAAATCCCTTCATAATGACAACTCGTCCCGTTTT GGGAAGTACATCGAACTGGAGTTTGATTACAAAGGAGAACCTGTTGGTGGACTCATCACTCATT ATTTATTAGAAAAG TCCCGCGTAACAGTTCAGCACCCAGGCGAACGGAATTTCCACATTTTCTTCCAGCTGCTCGCTGGGGCTGACGTGCAACTTCTAA AATCCCTCAAATTACAAAGGAACACGGAAAATTATCTCTACTTGCGGAATAACCATTCAAATCCGTCTGTTTGGCACCAGAGTGACAAGGATGAATTCTTCAACACCAAG AAAGCCTTGGAATCGGTGGGGTTTTCGGCCGAGGATATTGTCAACATATTCCGGATCGTAGCCGCCGTCTTGAAATTAGGCAATTTGATATTCACTCCGGTGAGTAATATCGACGGAACGGAAGGATGCAGCATCAACAACGACTACG AATTGGAAGAGGTTGCGACATTGTTGATGATTCCGGCAGAAGAACTTCGAAGTGCCTTGCTCTATCGGACGTATTCGGTCAGTTGTTCAGCAATGGATGCGCACGGCATGGCCGTCGGAGGTGGCGGAGGTGCCAATTGCTTTTCCAGGGATTCGACTCTACCGCGCGATTCAACAACGTCGCGCACATTTCTCGGAAATAATCACCAATCGCATTCACAGCCTCAGCAACTCCTCTTACAGCAGCGCACCAGTCTCCTTTCCACATCGGCTTCCATGGTCGGCAGAG ATATGTACCAAATGATGGATGGCTGCCATGGGTCTGACGTCGGATTTCAAGCTGCCCTCGCTTCCAGGGCTTACCAGGACGCGAAGGATGACTTCGTCATGACTGACTTGAGTGCAGCCGAGGCCACAACTGGACGCGACACTCTGTGCAAGGCCCTTTATTATCGCCTTTTCACCTGGATCATTAACAGCATTAACGAGAGAatcaag GTCAAGCAACACGGAAAACGACGCATCCTGGGCGTATTGGATATTTACGGCTTCGAAAATCTGCCAGTCAACGGGTTCGAGCAGCTCATTATCAATTATTGTAACGAGAAATTGCAGCACTACGTGACCGAGATTGTCGTgaaagaagaacaagagaTTTACATGCAAGAAGGCCTCGAATGGAGTCCGATTCTGTTTCCAGACAATTTAGCCGTTTGCGACTTGATCGAGAAG CATAATCTGGGGCTGCTAGCGATAATGGACGAAGAGTGCCAACGATCGACCAACGGCTCGGACGATGCCTTCTTAAGCAGAGTTGGACAGGTGTTTCAAGATAATATTCAAATCGAAGTGGCTTGGGGACTATTGTCCAAGAACGCCGATTCAACTGCCATGAATGCCTTCAG ATTGAAACACTACGCTGGATGGGTGACTTACAACGTCGCAGGGTTTTTACAGAAGAACAGCGACTTGCTCGTTTGCGGCCTTTCGCAATCCATGTACCAATGTGCACACCCGATCGTCAAAGAGCTCTTCCCAGAGGGCAATCCTCGACGAACAACGCTGAGGCGTCCGGCCACCTCGGGCAGCCAATTCAAAATGGCAATTATAGCTCTAATGAGAAGCCTCCGGTCGAAGAACCCACATTTTGTCCGCTGTATCAAACCGAACGCCTTCAAACAGCCTCACCATTTCGACGTGCAGACGATCCAGCAGCAAATTCGACACCTCGG cttaCTGGAAACTGCGCAAGTGAAGAAGAACGGCTTTGCCTTCCGACAGCCGTACGCCTGGTTCCTCCAACGTTACAAGATGTTGTCAACCGTCACCTGGCCCCATTGGGGAGGCGTTGCCATCGAAGGTGCCGCCCGACTTTTGCGTGATCTGCCCATTTCAGCCACTGAATACGCGTTCGGGCGGCGTATGTTGTTCATCAAAAACGATTCGACG TTGATGCAGTTGGAAGATTTTCGGAGGATCCGGTTAAACGACCTGGCCACTCTCATACAGAAAACATTCCGAGGCTGGGCTACTAGATGGTTGTTTTTCAAACGAAGACAAGCCCAAATCAAAATCGCTGCCGCTTGGCGCCGTTACAAG GCTGATGCTCCATTACGGCGAATGAGGTGGAGGCTCTCCAGTGTG ATCCTAGCCGGTTGCTGCCTTTTGTGTCTGCctatgttgttttgttttcgtgtacTTGTTACCAGCTTCTCCCTTTTGCGCTTGTCT GCGCGGCGCGAATATTTGGAACTTCGCCAACGGCGGCGCATGATCGAAGCTGTACTCGTCATCGAAAGATCCTACATTCAATGGAAG AGGAGAAGATACTTGAACCGTTTGGCGATCCGGCTGCCTTCGACGTCGCCGACGTGCCGTGAATGGCCCAACGTGACACTTTTCCTTCGTGACACTAATCAGATTCTGAAGAAACTCTATCACGTTTGGAGa tgTCATCGATATCGAATCGGCTTTGATCAAATCGGTCGCAATCGAATGCGAGAAAAGGTGACGGCCAGTTTGCTGTTTAGAAATCGCAAAGAATCGTATGCTCGCAGCGTAGCTCATCCCTTCCAGGGCGATTACGTCCGTCTGCGCCAAAACAGCCAATGGCGCAAACTGGTCAACGAAACATCAGATCAGTACATCGTTTTCGCCGATATCGTCAGCAAAATCACTCGCTCATCGGGCAGG TTGGTTCCAGTGCTGTTTGTCGTGTCCACCAGCTCCATGATGATCCTCGACCAGCGGACGTTGAACATCAAATACCGAGTTCCAGCGGCTGATATCGTCCGCATCTCTCTCAGTCCATTCTTGGACGACATAGCCGTCTTCCACGTCAAATCA TTTGATAACACCTCGCCGAGTGTTGCAAATCTTCAGACGGGCTGCTTGCATTTTCAACAGTCGTCGGAATCGTCGGTCCTATCTCCTTCGTTTGGCAACAAGTGGAAAGGCGACCTGGTTCTGCAGACTTGCCACGTCATTGAACTCGTCACTAAAATGTTCCTCGTCGTGCAGAACGCGGCCGGCAAAGCGCCCGAAGTCAACGTTCACACTGA cTTCGAGGTGAGCGTCGGCCATCAAGCAGTCGAGTTCTCTTTTCATTGTACCGGCCCTACGGAAGTCCAGCCGGGTCACGTGCGCATCGTTCGGCGCGGCTACCGACTCGAAGTGACTTTATAA
- the LOC116930606 gene encoding platelet binding protein GspB, translating into MSSICKSFESNAWRSDLCSHCFQSKEEHDLLLQPMTSSDPTKDVASSALPSSSTGLGSRYQSVLNHCRSSYRTGSTTTAAATIGSLTPVVTATTSAATKTTTGPTTTTSVMNPSTRSSSGVKAILKTNGNSAPTRTKHSKSVNFPDGDDDAHVQVIGYGGQECFDDDTDDDETDHRNSKNDDDDDDDVPFTEEERMIHNQTQKNTSFNSVSRNLLASEVATFKNHGVSSTRVTSSSTSAPLVTIRPFGQSAPSLNSAARTKSNGATSDCPKINLVSPMRNGQVLTAGIARSTAVTNQTNNKEQMKNRENLLKKSEQLIDNVVQKPEVEKITSFSDPVPAVITNETAVEEQPLPTPPASPTPTAPPDVSSNTKHIVLQSSRVASGRIESDSSKPASNRSTLTRKPPVWREKPRIPIKPQTGGAPPPAGVAESTVVASHPADKVSTSESKSPQPQMKLQSAECQPGQISIRFVHLSSGGDDTVHEAPPNLPSLIPANLNDSPIPQKCQVVKQLSALERLDLLGSSENLTEILPSACVALPQPSPSPKVAEVETISPNFVLENLAEAEVVTPPRTPSPITMANEINNNPIKAVLAEQEDQVQTHPDAQPTPLSKSPRLTNKSDEAKEEATKTDSFSVDCRSNSTRGLTRSAFEALRANLAGSLELSRVCQPQRGINGGNPKRQAPPTPLSCDTENSASQSDSGPSSPPSSLASLNMADPVAPLPPPAQSPPSPPPAPALPSLIECVVTTPAKQSPPTSAEKIRPSDRAISASPRFRNSLICTSPDGGSMAVDEEDGHPRSVSLTRVERSDSQSMATKPPSIRKFIKERATHFLHMADAGGSCGGGSSRPSGSRLSRSDRFAAESRATVNGKKGKSRFSLRKFLGLKKDGGWDEPAEPLPPKIRPEIVHPIDFHPIGQVQVVQGKVQNNSNDSVIGRSPAHDSISSSDSGRHSSMEMQQSDSSLGSSDCPSPANSHQSNSFKSASLKGRPKPPPPPRLHSLDQPLVVAAPQRSNTSTPTNRPSRPPPPKSSDPMSHDVSRFSPSQVHNSRPNAAEYANLGDIRNGMTPKKPERSASMRTRERSTTYDSHALESKQDGLHYDCVSIQQPSPVNKPTADEDGYIIPMRMKSSPSFSSVSSSSASSGQRHSLTSFQPTQEGPPSRRCNRLSGMRQSRQDLHVKLEDHYGTVTGANFQALAQLLEQATSKRPLAPHFHELRRVKSQDLKWNVFEDHCVLLRTASVTFMQSTWQNHDLLLSVFNDSLLEMAENKAPFAQPAVVTFTAHVPAPLLPARGIKTAGIEVFPPGQVAMLKQLPHLLTMETEGQMERLQQSLSILLQICRAMEWLSQQKRVVDRLNHEEIVFYREHSQDAYRLLWLPQEAESGLGLSVKETLSSCIRLLTPLLSNQLADKLFVILQRDVMSVDRMCQFLEYTMFGPSADLIDGDHDQSDLDMFQRWLDVERASTLNELIRTQGLWRVKLSVVEEFRLSFLISTSPHHLFDTSQI; encoded by the exons ATGTCGTCCATTTGCAAATCGTTTGAATCTAACGCCTGGCGCAGCGACTTGTGCAGTCACTGCTTCCAGTCGAAAGAGGAACACGACCTCCTGTTGCAGCCGATGACCTCATCCGACCCAACCAAAGATGTCGCGTCATCTGCTCTCCCCTCCAGCAGCACCGGATTGGGTTCACGTTACCAGTCTGTCCTCAATCACTGCCGATCTTCGTACAGAACCGGTAGCACGACGACGGCCGCTGCAACGATCGGCAGTCTGACGCCGGTTGTCACGGCCACCACAAGCGCTGCGACGAAGACAACGACGGGACCCACCACGACGACATCGGTGATGAACCCGTCGACCCGTTCATCCTCCGGGGTCAAAGCCATCCTCAAAACTAACGGCAATTCAGCACCGACAAGGACTAAACATTCGAAATCGGTCAACTTCCCCGATGGAGACGATGACGCCCACGTGCAAGTCATCGGCTATGGAGGCCAGGAATGTTTCGACGACGATACCGACGACGATGAAACGGATCATCGCAACAGCAagaacgacgacgacgacgacgacgatgtCCCTTTCACCGAGGAGGAACGCATG ATCCACAATCAAACGCAGAAGAATACCAGCTTCAATTCGGTCAGCCGTAACTTGTTGGCTTCCGAAGTGGCCACGTTCAAGAATCACGGCGTGTCGTCGACTCGCGTCACTTCGTCGTCAACGTCGGCGCCTCTGGTGACCATCCGACCCTTTGGCCAGTCGGCACCGTCGCTAAACAGCGCAGCACGAACCAAGTCCAATGGAGCGACGTCAGATTGCCCCAAGATCAACTTAGTTTCGCCGATGCGAAACGGCCAAGTGCTGACGGCCGGAATTGCCCGCAGCACTGCCGTCACGAACCAGACCAACAACAAAGAGCAGATGAAGAACCGCGAAAACTTGCTGAAGAAATCGGAGCAATTGATTGACAACGTCGTCCAAAAACCAGAAGTTGAGAAGATCACGTCCTTTTCGGATCCAGTTCCAGCCGTAATCACCAACGAAACTGCTGTTGAGGAGCAACCCTTGCCTACGCCGCCGGCTTCACCCACTCCCACCGCCCCTCCAGACGTTTCTAGCAACACAAAGCACATCGTTCTACAGTCGAGCAGAGTCGCATCCGGCCGGATCGAGTCTGACAGCTCCAAACCTGCATCCAACCGAAGCACGTTGACCAGGAAGCCTCCGGTTTGGAGGGAAAAGCCTCGCATTCCCATTAAGCCGCAAACTGGCGGAGCTCCTCCGCCAGCTGGAGTCGCAGAATCGACCGTCGTCGCATCGCATCCGGCCGACAAGGTCAGCACGAGCGAATCGAAATCGCCACAGCCGCAGATGAAGCTCCAAAGCGCCGAATGTCAGCCTGGTCAGATCAGCATTCGCTTTGTCCATTTATCATCCGGTGGAGACGATACGGTCCACGAAGCCCCGCCTAACCTTCCATCTCTAATTCCGGCAAATTTAAACGACTCGCCAATTCCCCAAAAATGCCAAGTTGTTAAACAACTTAGCGCGCTGGAACGTCTGGATTTACTCGGCTCTTCTGAAAATTTGACTGAGATACTACCCTCGGCTTGCGTGGCCTTGCCGCAACCGAGTCCGTCGCCGAAGGTTGCGGAAGTTGAAACGATTTCGCCAAATTTCGTCTTGGAAAACTTAGCAGAGGCGGAAGTGGTCACTCCTCCGAGAACTCCATCGCCCATTACTATGGCAAACGAGATCAATAACAACCCAATCAAGGCCGTTCTTGCTGAGCAGGAGGATCAAGTCCAAACACATCCGGATGCACAACCGACGCCGTTGAGCAAATCGCCTCGCTTGACCAACAAATCGGACGAAGCGAAAGAAGAAGCAACAAAGACGGACAGCTTTTCTGTCGATTGCCGATCGAATTCCACCAGGGGGCTAACACGGTCGGCCTTCGAAGCCCTGAGAGCCAATTTGGCCGGATCGCTGGAATTATCGCGAGTGTGTCAGCCTCAACGTGGCATCAACGGCGGTAATCCCAAACGACAGGCTCCTCCCACTCCGCTGTCGTGTGACACGGAGAATTCGGCCAGCCAGTCCGATTCGGGTCCGTCATCTCCTCCGTCCTCTTTGGCTTCTTTGAATATGGCCGATCCCGTGGCTCCTTTACCTCCACCAGCTCAAAGTCCACCGTCACCCCCACCAGCGCCAGCCCTCCCCTCGCTGATCGAGTGCGTCGTGACTACCCCCGCGAAGCAATCGCCTCCTACTTCGGCGGAAAAGATCAGACCTTCCGATCGAGCCATCTCGGCAAGCCCTCGGTTCCGGAACAGCTTGATCTGCACGTCTCCGGATGGCGGATCGATGGCGGTGGATGAGGAAGACGGTCATCCGCGTTCCGTGTCGCTGACGCGGGTGGAACGGTCGGATAGCCAATCGATGGCGACGAAACCTCCGTCGATCCGCAAGTTCATCAAAGAACGCGCCACGCACTTCCTCCACATGGCGGACGCGGGAGGAAGTTGCGGGGGCGGATCATCGAGACCTTCCGGCTCGCGACTGTCACGCTCCGACCGGTTCGCGGCCGAGAGCCGTGCCACCGTCAACGGTAAAAAGGGGAAAAGCCGTTTTTCGTTACGCAAATTCCTCGGCTTGAAGAAAGATGGCGGATGGGACGAACCGGCCGAACCGCTGCCGCCGAAAATACGACCGGAAATCGTTCACCCGATTGACTTCCATCCCATCGGTCAGGTTCAAGTCGTGCAGGGCAAGGTACAGAACAACAGCAACGACAGCGTCATCGGGCGGTCGCCTGCCCATGACTCGATTTCCTCCAGCGATTCGGGTCGTCACTCCTCGATGGAAATGCAACAAAGCGACTCTTCGCTGGGCAGCAGTGATTGCCCGTCGCCGGCCAACAGTCATCAGAGCAACTCCTTCAAAAGCGCTTCTCTTAAAG GCCGTCCCAAACCTCCGCCACCTCCGCGTCTGCATTCGTTGGATCAGCCGCTTGTTGTGGCGGCGCCCCAACGTTCTAATACATCGACTCCGACCAACAGACCTTCGCGTCCACCGCCGCCAAAATCTAGCGATCCCATGTCCCATGACGTCAGCCGATTTTCTCCGTCACAGGTCCATAACAGCCGCCCTAATGCGGCCGAATACGCCAATCTAG GTGACATACGCAATGGAATGACGCCGAAGAAGCCGGAACGAAGCGCTAGCATGAGAACGAGGGAACGTTCCACGACTTACGATTCGCATGCCTTAGAATCGAAACAG GACGGATTGCATTACGACTGCGTTTCGATCCAGCAGCCATCACCAGTCAATAAACCTACGGCCGATGAAGATGGTTACATCATTCCAATGCGAATGAAATCGAGCCCATCGTTTTCTTCCGTTTCCTCGTCGTCGGCCAGCTCCGGCCAGCGGCACAGCCTAACGAGCTTTCAACCAACTCAAGAAGGACCCCCTTCAAGGCGATGCAACCGGCTCTCCGGTATGAGACAAAGCCGTCAAGACCTCCACGTCAAATTGGAGGATCATTATGGAACGGTGACGGGTGCCAATTTTCAGGCACTGGCGCAACTTCTCGAGCAg GCGACGAGCAAGAGACCACTTGCGCCCCACTTTCACGAGTTGCGTCGCGTCAAGAGTCAAGATTTGAAGTGGAACGTCTTCGAAGATCATTGCGTCCTCTTGAGGACGGCCAGCGTGACGTTCATGCAGAGCACTTGGCAGAATCACGACCTCCTTCTCTCCGTCTTCAACGACAGCCTACTAGAAATGGCGGAAAATAAAGCGCCGTTCGCTCAGCCGGCCGTAGTCACTTTTACGGCCCACGTTCCAGCACCACTTCTCCCTGCTCGGGGAATCAAAACTGCTG GAATTGAAGTTTTCCCACCTGGTCAAGTGGCCATGTTGAAACAATTGCCACATCTCTTGACTATGGAAACGGAAGGACAAATGGAACGCCTTCAACAGAGCCTCTCCATTCTATTGCAAATATGTCGGGCGATGGAGTGGCTTTCGCAGCAAAAGCGAGTAGTCGACCGTCTCAATCACGAAGAGATCGTCTTTTACCGTGAACATAGTCAAGATGCCTACCGGCTCCTCTGGTTGCCTCAAGAAGCCGAGTCCGGCCTTGGCCTTTCAGTCAAAGAAACACTGTCCAGCTGCATTCGACTTTTGACTCCTTTGCTGTCCAATCAACTGGCCGACAAGCTCTTTGTTATCCTGCAACGTGACGTCATGTCCGTCGACAGGATGTGCCAGTTCTTGGAGTACACCATGTTCGGTCCGTCAGCCGATCTGATTGATGGAGATCACGATCAATCCGACCTGGACATGTTTCAGCGCTGGCTTGATGTCGAACGAGCCTCGACTCTCAATGAGCTCATCCGGACGCAGGGTCTGTGGCGCGTCAAGCTGTCCGTTGTGGAAGAATTCCGCTTGTCCTTTCTCATTTCTACGTCCCCACATCATCTTTTCGATACTAgccaaatataa
- the LOC116930650 gene encoding protein CDV3 homolog — MADLDDFFAKKDKKKSKVKKFTASELLTSSKFHQGEDVAAVPTGVPRKPPVERPKKEEIVHESGDSEAAPVQSKPTVEAEEEEWGEFEQEKERDYSGLKIQKLQIQDSEDDFGDESGETELNEEGEVIKKEPAGPWNKINAQPTTNVKVKEAVVEIPTPNTAGGVYIPPSKRNQPAGGSSSSSASASRSRIGKKEKGAPDLNNQEFFPTLSAAVAIEQNNLKLKKFEQTERGFTEAKPSRSHSNRNAVVPGHEGPHLHLGNKFNALSNDD, encoded by the exons ATGGCCGATCTAGATGATTTTTTTGCCAAGAAAGACAAGAAGAAATCTAAAGTCAAGAAGTTCACGGCTAGTGAGCTGTTGACTTCATCTAAGTTCCACCAGGGAGAAGACGTGGCAGCCGTTCCGACCGGTGTTCCCAGGAAACCACCAGTCGAAAggccgaaaaaagaagaaattgtaCATGAATCTGGAGACTCAGAGGCTGCCCCTGTTCAAAGCAAACCAACTGTAGaagctgaagaagaagaatgggGTGAATTTGAACAAGAGAAGGAACGTGATTATTCTGGTCTTAAGATCCAGAAGTTGCAAATCCAGGATTCTGAAGATGACTTTGGTGATGAATCTGGTGAAACAGAGCTGAATGAAGAGGGTGAAGTTATTAAAAAGGAACCTGCGGGACCTTGGAACAAGATCAATGCTCAGCCAACTACAAATG TTAAAGTTAAAGAGGCAGTTGTGGAAATTCCTACTCCAAATACAGCTGGAGGTGTTTATATACCACCAAGTAAGCGAAACCAGCCTGCAGGAGGTAGCTCAAGCAGCTCTGCATCTGCATCAAGATCACGAATTG gaaaaaaagagaagggtGCACCAGACTTGAATAACCAAGAATTTTTCCCTACATTGTCAGCAGCTGTGGCCATTGAGCAGAACAACTTGAAACTCAAGAA ATTTGAACAGACGGAGCGTGGCTTTACCGAAGCTAAACCCAGTCGATCCCATTCTAATCGCAACGCCGTTGTTCCAGGGCACGAGGGTCCTCATCTCCACTTGGGCAACAAATTTAATGCCCTTTCCAACGACGACTAG
- the LOC116930622 gene encoding LOW QUALITY PROTEIN: synaptic vesicle glycoprotein 2A (The sequence of the model RefSeq protein was modified relative to this genomic sequence to represent the inferred CDS: deleted 1 base in 1 codon) → MTNTEETLAEVTLEEEVQALNTQPSGRVPRHIDDTADTVLSEFHERAISECAIGRFHGILLAACGMGLAADTAELLVLGFVLPSAEVDFCISQTEKRILGVVTYTGLATGALLWGCMADRVGRRRTLLTAMTLAAIFDLMAALMPTFGTFLTARLLGGIGLGGSLPILIAYFSEFIPRPQRVKFLSGLLACWAFGGIYVALMAWAILPKTGVMVVLDGQEHFSAWHIFLIVCAIPTPLAVIGLLALPESPRILLQIGHESEALVIYQRIFQKNHPKLTVDEYKVSETDLPSSQKHKLRRENSQDKDQARPHPTTVRQKSILSVLSYTLANFGSLISKIFAANHRRATLPLLVTWIFASFGYYGLSLWFPEYVKYLKGQDFKLKSSTLTNVSYADVQFNQSMENVIYVNGRFTNVRFENLILNHVVFDSCYFDRVSFIKIKSSRSLFRNSTILKSTFVDTDFFPYRFESCTMEGTTFDSMDAFCALDFDYNIHLGEVFLEHLIGEVALIPGLVLAAVLMDRFGRSRLISLSLLTCSLLTLTLAAVKSPEAVIAVEAAFNAVFAVGLASLTVASTETCPTSIRATGWGLINTLSRGAGLAGLFVYDSMLECTVLASCFVTSGVMLTSAVVSLLIVETRHTLL, encoded by the exons atgacGAACACGGAAGAAACACTGGCTGAAGTAACGCTGGAGGAAGAAGTTCAGGCTTTGAACACGCAGCCTTCCGGGCGCGTGCCTCGACACATAGACGACACGGCCGATACGGTGCTATCCGAGTTTCACGAGAGAGCCATCAGCGAG TGCGCAATCGGACGATTCCACGGCATATTGCTGGCCGCC TGCGGAATGGGATTGGCAGCCGACACGGCCGAGCTCTTGGTGCTGGGTTTCGTTTTACCGAGTGCCGAGGTGGATTTCTGCATCAGTCAAACCGAAAAACGGATTCTTG GCGTTGTGACGTACACGGGCCTTGCGACGGGCGCGCTATTGTGGGGATGCATGGCGGATCGGGTCGGACGGAGGAGAACACTTTTAACGGCCATGACGCTGGCAGCAATTTTCGACTTGATGGCCGCTCTTATGCCCACTTTTGGCACCTTCCTCACCGCCCGTCTACTCGGCGGAATTGG ACTGGGCGGTTCGCTGCCCATACTCATCGCTTACTTCAGTGAATTCATCCCGCGGCCGCAAAGAGTCAAGTTCTTGAGCGGGCTCCTCGCTTGCTGGGCCTTTGGAGGCATTTATGTCGCCCTCATGGCTTGGGCCATCCTGCCCAAAACAG GTGTGATGGTGGTGCTGGATGGGCAAGAACATTTTAGCGCTTGGCACATTTTCTTGATTGTTTGCGCCATTCCCACGCCGCTGGCCGTCATTGGGCTACTGGCGCTGCCCGAGTCACCGCGCATTCTACTGCAAATTGGGCATGAAAGCGAGGCACTCGTCATTTACCAA AGAATATTTCAAAAGAATCATCCCAAGCTGACTGTGGATGAATACAAGGTCTCCGAAACAGATCTGCCATCGTCTCAGAAACACAAACTTAGGAGAGAAAATAGCCAAGACAAGGACCAGGCTAGGCCTCATCCGACGACCGTCAGACAGAAATCTATTCTTTCGGTTCTGTCCTACACGTTGGCCAAT TTTGGATCGCTCATCTCGAAAATTTTTGCTGCTAATCACAGACGAGCCACGCTTCCGCTCCTCGTCACTTGGATTTTCGCTTCGTTTGG GTACTACGGACTGTCTCTTTGGTTCCCGGAATATGTAAAATATCTAAAGGGACAAGACTTTAAACTCAAATCTTCGACGTTGACCAACGTTAGCTACGCGGACGTCCAATTCAATCAGTCAATGGAGAACGTGATCTACGTCAACGGTCGTTTCACCAACGTTCGTTTCGAAAACTTAATCCTCAATCACGTTGTTTTCGATTCGTGCTACTTCGATCGTGTTTCGTTCATCAAAATCAAATCTAGCCGGTCCCTGTTCCGCAACTCCACTATTTTAAAGTCAACCTTCGTCGACACGGATTTCTTTCCCTATCGCTTCGAGAGTTGCACCATGGAGGGCACTACGTTTGACAGCATGGATGCGTTCTGTGCCCTCGACTTCGACTACAACATTCATCTGGGAGAAGTCTTCCTCGAACATTTAATAGGCGAGGTCGCACTCATTCCTGGCCTTGTCTTGGCTGCCGTCCTCATGGATCGATTTGGACGCTCCAGGCTTATCA GTCTATCCCTCCTAACGTGTAGTTTGTTAACACTTACGTTAGCGGCTGTTAAATCTCCAGAGGCTGTCATTGCAGTCGAAGCAGCCTTCAATGCCGTTTTCGCTGTCGGATTGGCTTCACTGACGGTGGCCTCTACAGAGACATGCCCCACATCTATCAG aGCGACTGGTTGGGGATTGATAAACACCTTAAGCCGTGGCGCCGGACTTGCAGGACTCTTCGTCTACGATTCAATGCTCGAGTGCACGGTGCTGGCTTCTTGCTTCGTGACGTCCGGCGTGATGTTGACGTCGGCCGTGGTCAGTCTTCTGATCGTTGAAACGCGTCACACACTCCTTTAA